A DNA window from Deinococcus sedimenti contains the following coding sequences:
- a CDS encoding type II secretion system protein, translated as MNRDSGLTIVEILVAIVIVGVITVAVMPLLTTSMTSNSSSRTRTQAVSAAETWMERYRDGREPVQAVGSCTEGSTDVITCTYPKDFNYANDTAITSHAADGASMNTQFQPFKTVLVATPVSSGVNITLWELKVTVSWTEKEEKSVTAYTRFTR; from the coding sequence GTGAACCGAGACTCCGGGCTGACTATCGTCGAGATTCTGGTAGCCATCGTCATTGTCGGCGTGATCACCGTGGCGGTCATGCCGCTCCTGACCACATCCATGACCAGCAACTCTAGCTCACGCACCCGAACTCAGGCTGTCAGCGCCGCTGAAACATGGATGGAACGGTACCGCGACGGCCGTGAGCCTGTGCAGGCAGTGGGCAGTTGCACCGAAGGCAGCACCGACGTCATCACCTGCACCTATCCCAAAGACTTCAACTATGCCAACGACACGGCTATCACCTCACACGCGGCGGATGGAGCGTCCATGAATACGCAATTCCAGCCCTTCAAAACCGTCCTTGTGGCGACTCCAGTCAGCTCCGGCGTCAACATCACCCTCTGGGAGCTGAAAGTCACAGTCTCTTGGACCGAGAAGGAGGAAAAGAGTGTCACGGCATACACCCGCTTCACCCGCTAA
- a CDS encoding pilus assembly FimT family protein: protein MKPHHTRQGFTLLELLITLAFLGILASIAGLTLVPWIQKQQLRSDLTDLTADFNLYRTKSMSQGTPYCITLASNQYTVSTGCDSTKTVKTQVFRRAQLQLTNVATVYAFSTKGLVEATSSGGARMSNTTIVGKQGTNSGTVLVTALGFARLL from the coding sequence ATGAAGCCCCATCACACACGCCAGGGGTTTACCCTTCTGGAACTTCTGATCACCTTGGCCTTCCTGGGTATCTTGGCCAGTATTGCCGGCCTGACGTTGGTTCCCTGGATACAGAAACAACAGTTGCGTTCTGATCTGACCGATCTCACGGCCGACTTCAACTTGTACCGCACCAAAAGTATGAGCCAGGGCACGCCCTATTGCATCACTCTGGCCAGCAACCAGTACACCGTCAGCACTGGATGTGACAGTACAAAGACAGTGAAGACACAGGTCTTCCGTCGCGCACAGCTGCAACTGACGAACGTCGCCACGGTCTATGCCTTCAGCACCAAGGGCCTAGTCGAAGCGACCTCCTCAGGAGGAGCCAGGATGTCGAACACAACCATCGTGGGCAAACAGGGGACCAACAGTGGCACCGTTCTTGTCACCGCACTGGGCTTTGCGAGGTTGCTGTGA
- a CDS encoding dynamin family protein — protein sequence MLVSDRVQGLLSRERGLLGDVQGFLEAQGAPPEVVTHARQALRNLDEAFLLVVVGEFNAGKSSFVNALLGAAVLPEGVTPTTDRIYVLVHGEQPGQMEPTADPFVSRLTYPLQSLEGVALVDTPGTNAIIRQHQALTEGFLPRADLVLFLTSADRPFTESERQFLELAARWGRGVIMVVNKADLLETSEQREQVRAFVETGARGVLGLTPPVLLISARAEQRGGDAGFAALRTLLQERLSETERTRLKLLSPLNTVSQLLSGEAARAEAARTTLTEDLRVLGDLEAQRATHGETMLGELDGQLNRVARLLSEFEVRADRFIDARLRFSNLRGLLNSRELEEDFRREAVADLPEAIDRQFGTMIDRFVEANLHFWEDVQAFLIRRQPSQEVARTRFSYDRAALLEGIAGSAREHLATTTEQELARNLSRDAEDAMKGVIGGLAGGVGIGAGIGALVGASALDFTGGILAGLTLGSLGLFVLPNKRIQAHRQLRNRVAELREALERIVRREFEREQDRADTRLHDAISPFTRFTRQEQARLDAAHTRSGELRAELDALQGEVKALG from the coding sequence ATGCTGGTATCGGATCGGGTGCAGGGACTGCTGTCGCGTGAGCGGGGCCTTCTGGGGGACGTGCAGGGGTTTCTGGAGGCGCAGGGCGCGCCGCCCGAGGTGGTCACGCACGCCCGGCAGGCGCTCCGGAATCTCGACGAGGCGTTCCTGCTGGTGGTCGTGGGCGAGTTCAACGCGGGCAAGAGTTCCTTCGTGAACGCCCTGCTGGGCGCGGCGGTGCTGCCGGAGGGCGTGACGCCCACCACGGACCGCATCTACGTGCTGGTGCACGGGGAGCAACCGGGGCAGATGGAACCCACGGCCGATCCCTTCGTGAGTCGCCTGACGTATCCCTTACAGAGCCTGGAGGGGGTGGCGCTGGTGGACACGCCGGGCACGAACGCGATCATCCGGCAGCACCAGGCGCTGACCGAGGGCTTCCTGCCGCGCGCGGACCTCGTGCTGTTCCTGACGTCGGCGGACCGGCCGTTCACGGAGTCCGAACGGCAGTTCCTGGAGCTCGCGGCCCGCTGGGGGCGTGGCGTGATCATGGTCGTGAACAAGGCCGACCTGCTGGAAACCTCCGAGCAGCGCGAGCAGGTCCGCGCGTTCGTGGAGACGGGCGCGCGCGGCGTGCTGGGCCTGACCCCACCCGTGCTGCTGATCAGTGCACGGGCGGAGCAGCGCGGCGGGGACGCGGGCTTCGCGGCGCTGCGCACCCTGTTGCAGGAGCGCCTGTCGGAGACGGAACGCACCCGCCTGAAGCTCCTGAGTCCACTGAACACGGTCTCGCAACTCCTGAGCGGCGAGGCCGCCCGCGCCGAGGCGGCCCGCACCACCCTGACTGAGGACCTGCGCGTCCTGGGCGATCTGGAGGCGCAGCGGGCCACGCACGGCGAGACGATGCTGGGCGAACTGGACGGGCAGCTGAACCGCGTGGCGCGCCTCCTGAGTGAGTTCGAGGTCCGCGCCGACCGCTTCATCGACGCGCGGCTGCGTTTCTCGAACCTGCGGGGCCTGCTGAACAGCCGCGAGCTGGAGGAGGACTTCCGGCGCGAGGCGGTCGCGGACCTGCCCGAGGCGATCGACCGGCAGTTCGGCACGATGATCGACCGCTTCGTGGAGGCGAACCTGCACTTCTGGGAGGACGTGCAGGCGTTCCTGATCCGCCGCCAGCCCAGCCAGGAGGTGGCCCGCACCCGCTTCTCGTACGACCGCGCCGCGCTGCTCGAGGGCATCGCCGGGTCGGCCCGCGAGCACCTCGCGACGACGACCGAGCAGGAACTCGCCCGGAACCTCTCGCGGGATGCGGAGGACGCGATGAAGGGCGTGATCGGCGGCCTAGCGGGCGGCGTCGGGATCGGTGCGGGCATCGGCGCGCTCGTGGGCGCCAGCGCGCTGGACTTCACCGGGGGCATCCTGGCGGGCCTGACGCTGGGCAGCCTGGGCCTGTTCGTCCTGCCGAACAAACGCATCCAGGCCCACCGGCAGCTGCGAAACCGCGTGGCGGAACTGCGCGAGGCCCTGGAGCGCATCGTGCGGCGCGAGTTCGAACGCGAGCAGGACCGCGCCGACACGCGCCTGCACGACGCGATCAGTCCCTTCACGCGCTTCACCCGGCAGGAGCAGGCGCGGCTGGACGCGGCCCACACCCGCTCCGGGGAACTGCGCGCCGAACTGGACGCCCTGCAGGGCGAGGTCAAGGCGCTGGGGTAA
- a CDS encoding RidA family protein, with the protein MRQNISSGSPWEAKIGYARAVKIGNVVHVSGTTATVNGEVVGEGDPAEQTRAILGIIRRALETAGARLEDVVRTRIYVTNIRQWEEIGLAHGEVFGDIRPATTMVQVAALIDPLHLVEIEAEAILP; encoded by the coding sequence ATGAGGCAGAACATCAGCAGCGGCAGCCCCTGGGAAGCGAAGATCGGCTACGCCCGCGCCGTCAAGATCGGGAACGTGGTGCACGTCAGCGGGACGACCGCCACCGTGAACGGCGAGGTCGTCGGCGAGGGCGACCCCGCCGAGCAGACCCGCGCGATCCTCGGGATCATCCGCCGCGCCCTGGAAACCGCCGGGGCGCGCCTGGAGGATGTGGTGCGCACCCGCATCTACGTGACGAACATCCGCCAGTGGGAGGAGATCGGCCTCGCGCACGGCGAGGTCTTCGGCGACATCCGCCCCGCCACGACCATGGTGCAGGTCGCCGCGCTGATCGACCCGCTGCACCTCGTGGAGATCGAGGCCGAGGCGATCCTCCCCTGA
- a CDS encoding aldo/keto reductase, producing MTFLPAEAPRLGLGLAALGRPGYINLGHGADLADRSVDGLRAQAWAVLDEAWAAGVRYFDTARSYGLGEAFLGDWLTARGLGPEADMRVGSKWGYTYVADWRVDAQTHEVKTHDLPTLTRQWPETLAALGRAPDAYLIHSATLDSGVLENAGVLGRLAELAASGVRVGLSTSGPAQADTLRRALAAQVDGVNPFSVVQATWNALESSAGAALAEAHAAGWTVVVKEGVANGRLTAHGLTGQGDVPAPLAELAHEHGVTPDAVALAAVLAQPWADVVLSGASTTGQLAQNLAALRLTLPADALRDLKQPPAQYWSARSALPWQ from the coding sequence ATGACCTTCCTTCCTGCTGAGGCGCCCCGACTGGGGCTGGGACTGGCCGCGCTGGGGCGGCCCGGGTACATCAACCTGGGGCACGGCGCGGACCTCGCGGACCGCAGCGTGGATGGGCTGCGCGCGCAGGCGTGGGCGGTGCTGGACGAGGCTTGGGCGGCGGGCGTGCGGTATTTCGACACGGCCCGCAGTTACGGGCTGGGAGAGGCGTTCCTGGGCGACTGGCTGACCGCGCGCGGGCTCGGGCCGGAGGCGGACATGCGGGTGGGCAGCAAGTGGGGGTACACGTACGTCGCGGACTGGCGCGTGGACGCCCAGACGCACGAGGTCAAGACCCACGACCTCCCCACGCTGACCCGGCAGTGGCCGGAGACCCTGGCGGCGCTGGGGCGAGCGCCGGACGCGTACCTGATCCACTCGGCGACGCTGGACTCCGGCGTACTGGAGAACGCCGGGGTGCTGGGGCGACTGGCGGAACTGGCTGCGTCGGGCGTGCGGGTGGGCCTGTCCACCAGTGGCCCCGCGCAGGCGGACACGCTGCGCCGCGCGCTGGCGGCTCAGGTGGACGGCGTGAACCCCTTCAGCGTGGTGCAGGCCACCTGGAACGCGCTGGAATCCTCGGCGGGTGCGGCCCTCGCCGAGGCGCACGCGGCGGGCTGGACGGTCGTCGTGAAGGAGGGCGTGGCGAACGGCCGCCTGACCGCCCACGGCCTGACCGGTCAGGGCGACGTGCCCGCGCCCCTGGCCGAACTGGCCCACGAGCACGGGGTCACGCCGGACGCCGTGGCCCTCGCGGCGGTCCTGGCGCAGCCCTGGGCGGACGTGGTGCTCAGCGGGGCGAGCACCACCGGGCAGCTGGCGCAGAACCTCGCCGCGCTGCGCTTGACCCTCCCGGCGGACGCGCTGCGCGACCTGAAGCAACCTCCGGCACAGTACTGGTCGGCCCGCTCCGCGCTGCCCTGGCAGTAG
- the cax gene encoding calcium/proton exchanger gives MFMKALLAFIPVSLLLKYGVHAPPMWIFFTAVLAIVPLADWLRKATEHVAVHAGPTIGGLLNVTFGNMAELIIAIFILISGNTQVVKAQITGSIIGNALLGLGLAIVAAGFVKGGGRQKFNAANAGQLSAMLFLTVITLTLPAIFDYTEQLPAFAAEAGIRANLDERLSIGVAILLIVVYLLNLVYTLVTHKDVFAAPEGEAGHGHGPEKPWSLPVALGVLLGGTALIALESEMLSGALEATASTLGLSEFFLGIIVLAIVGNFAEYLAAVYFARKGQMDLAVNIGLGATIQVALLTAPLLVLIGALLGHPMNLVFSSPLELIAIIAVALIVTSVTKDGETTWFEGVLLIAVYIALALAFYFVTPRGAEEAGRILRALGA, from the coding sequence ATGTTCATGAAAGCCCTGCTGGCGTTCATCCCGGTCAGTCTGCTGCTGAAGTACGGCGTGCACGCCCCGCCCATGTGGATCTTCTTCACGGCCGTGCTGGCGATTGTGCCGCTGGCCGACTGGCTGCGCAAGGCCACCGAGCACGTCGCCGTGCACGCCGGACCCACCATCGGCGGCCTGCTGAACGTCACCTTCGGGAACATGGCGGAACTCATCATCGCGATCTTCATCCTGATCAGCGGGAACACTCAGGTCGTCAAGGCACAGATCACCGGGTCGATCATCGGGAACGCGCTGCTGGGTCTGGGCCTCGCCATCGTCGCGGCGGGCTTCGTGAAGGGCGGGGGGCGGCAGAAGTTCAACGCCGCGAACGCCGGGCAGCTGTCCGCCATGCTGTTCCTGACGGTCATCACCCTGACCCTCCCGGCGATCTTCGACTACACCGAGCAGCTCCCCGCCTTCGCCGCAGAGGCCGGCATCCGCGCGAACCTCGACGAGCGCCTGAGCATCGGCGTGGCGATCCTGCTGATCGTCGTGTACCTCCTGAACCTCGTGTACACCCTGGTCACCCACAAGGACGTGTTCGCCGCGCCCGAGGGCGAGGCCGGGCACGGGCACGGCCCGGAGAAACCCTGGTCGCTGCCGGTCGCGCTGGGCGTTCTGCTGGGCGGCACCGCCCTGATCGCCCTGGAATCCGAGATGCTCTCCGGCGCGCTGGAAGCCACCGCGAGCACCCTGGGTCTCAGCGAGTTCTTCCTGGGGATCATCGTGCTGGCCATCGTCGGGAACTTCGCCGAGTACCTCGCCGCCGTGTACTTCGCCCGCAAGGGCCAGATGGACCTCGCCGTGAACATCGGCCTGGGGGCCACCATCCAGGTCGCCCTGCTCACCGCGCCGCTGCTGGTCCTCATCGGGGCGCTGCTCGGGCACCCCATGAACCTCGTGTTCAGCTCCCCGCTGGAACTCATCGCCATCATCGCCGTCGCGCTGATCGTCACGAGCGTCACCAAGGACGGCGAGACCACCTGGTTCGAGGGCGTGCTCCTGATCGCGGTGTACATCGCCCTGGCACTGGCGTTCTACTTCGTCACGCCACGCGGCGCCGAGGAAGCCGGACGGATCCTGCGAGCCCTGGGCGCGTAA
- a CDS encoding HepT-like ribonuclease domain-containing protein — protein MPAVEPLFPDLRLPTIAAALREARPAWEALGVAHVRVFGSVARGEAGPDSDIDILIDFRPGPARGLLDLMRVRDLFEDVLKRRVDVMTPGALRPPLRREVLEDAVDVLAVPEPAPRSHRPKRWRWRVFDLLGTVDRIVAFTDGHSLTTFERDEVVRDAVLHNLTRLGETTKFIPQSVQDTHPEIPWVLLRDIRNTVAHDYFGIEPGLIWHTARVDLPALRPALQALADGHEDTPGE, from the coding sequence ATGCCTGCCGTCGAGCCGCTGTTCCCGGACCTGCGCCTGCCGACCATCGCGGCGGCGCTGCGGGAGGCGCGGCCCGCGTGGGAGGCGCTGGGCGTGGCGCACGTGCGGGTGTTCGGGTCGGTGGCGCGCGGCGAGGCCGGGCCGGACAGTGACATCGACATCCTGATCGACTTCCGGCCCGGTCCGGCGCGGGGCCTGCTGGACCTGATGCGGGTGCGCGACCTTTTCGAGGACGTCCTGAAGCGCCGCGTGGACGTCATGACGCCCGGCGCGCTGCGCCCACCACTGCGGCGCGAGGTGCTGGAGGACGCCGTGGACGTCCTGGCGGTGCCGGAGCCTGCGCCGCGCTCGCACCGGCCGAAGCGGTGGCGCTGGCGGGTGTTCGACCTGCTGGGCACCGTCGACCGGATCGTGGCGTTCACGGACGGGCACTCCCTGACGACCTTCGAACGGGACGAGGTGGTGCGGGACGCCGTGCTGCACAACCTGACGCGGCTGGGCGAGACGACGAAGTTCATCCCGCAGAGCGTGCAGGACACCCACCCGGAGATTCCCTGGGTGCTGCTGCGCGACATTCGGAACACGGTCGCGCACGATTACTTCGGGATTGAGCCGGGCCTGATCTGGCACACGGCGCGCGTGGACCTCCCGGCGCTGCGGCCCGCGCTGCAGGCCTTGGCGGACGGCCACGAAGACACGCCCGGCGAATGA
- a CDS encoding 4'-phosphopantetheinyl transferase superfamily protein translates to MIVAVGHDLIEISRIRRMLEREGKRAEKLFAPTELEYCARLTDPAPSLAARFAAKEAFQKVWPRPHGWRDVWVQRDRTPGGPFPFAPPVLGFAPDIAAELAERGWVAHLTLTHTKEHASAVVILEAR, encoded by the coding sequence ATGATCGTCGCCGTGGGGCATGACCTGATCGAGATCAGCCGCATCCGGCGCATGCTCGAGCGTGAAGGGAAACGCGCCGAGAAGCTCTTCGCGCCCACCGAACTGGAGTACTGCGCCCGCCTGACCGACCCCGCCCCCAGCCTCGCCGCGCGCTTCGCCGCGAAGGAAGCCTTCCAGAAGGTCTGGCCGCGCCCCCACGGCTGGCGGGACGTGTGGGTGCAGCGCGACCGCACCCCAGGCGGCCCCTTCCCGTTCGCGCCGCCCGTGCTGGGCTTCGCGCCCGACATCGCCGCCGAACTCGCCGAGCGCGGCTGGGTGGCACACCTGACCCTGACGCACACCAAGGAACACGCGTCGGCCGTGGTCATCCTGGAAGCGCGTTAA
- a CDS encoding M48 family metalloprotease, giving the protein MTAVPATPGINRDYRQALILLTLYWVYFAALCAGLLWCIWWVRTADLLPLFRWLLLLLPAGLLLHLLWTSAPRRRPKPFGEVINLNDQPDLRSLIDEVARQLQVNRPDEVRLLPDMNAYMSVRGARSTLGLGLPLLLSLPEPEVRAVVAHELGHLGGGDSARAWRLSGLVGGLFRTTLSLRQGNPERLVELLPQGVSTIAVLYLLLGNLIALPMTAIATAFLRVSARLNHAQELAADHAAQQVAGPEAARTALQRITREAWLFDAFIQQDVLPLAAAGYRVPLADGFRIFLRGEWAERLRGWTSQRLADHEASLSHPSLRTRLGALTIPENLVPAPDAREPRDEHPTDLLRDADALGEKVYQPRARKTLTGVTWAELNDLHWPSHWQQLAQNDDLRVALRHLNLHDLPGVCADLNAHLRARFPQMQYEGVGGDERHALVSWLAVGVLLSALKQGAWAAAQPGHSWAVTRNGQTLTPLTELWAMVTNPQAREQWPTRLAQLGLENAPLLET; this is encoded by the coding sequence GTGACTGCCGTACCTGCCACTCCCGGGATCAACCGTGACTACCGCCAGGCCCTGATCCTGCTGACCCTGTACTGGGTGTATTTCGCTGCCCTGTGCGCCGGTCTGCTCTGGTGTATCTGGTGGGTCAGGACGGCCGACCTCCTCCCCCTGTTCCGCTGGCTTCTGCTGCTCCTCCCAGCAGGACTGCTGCTCCACCTGTTGTGGACTTCCGCCCCCAGACGGCGCCCGAAACCGTTCGGGGAGGTCATCAACCTGAACGACCAGCCGGACCTGCGGTCCCTGATTGACGAGGTGGCCCGGCAACTTCAGGTGAACCGGCCAGACGAGGTGCGACTGCTGCCCGACATGAACGCGTACATGTCAGTGCGTGGGGCCCGCTCGACGCTGGGCCTGGGCCTGCCCCTGCTGCTGTCCCTGCCGGAGCCAGAGGTCCGCGCGGTGGTCGCGCACGAACTCGGCCATCTGGGCGGCGGCGACTCGGCGCGGGCATGGCGGCTGTCCGGTCTGGTCGGTGGACTGTTCCGCACCACGCTCAGCCTCCGACAGGGCAATCCGGAACGCCTGGTGGAGCTACTCCCCCAGGGCGTATCGACCATCGCGGTGCTGTACCTGCTGCTGGGCAACCTGATCGCGCTGCCCATGACCGCCATCGCCACTGCGTTCCTGCGGGTGAGCGCCCGGCTGAACCACGCGCAGGAACTGGCCGCCGACCACGCCGCGCAGCAGGTCGCCGGTCCCGAAGCAGCCCGGACCGCGTTGCAACGCATCACCCGCGAGGCGTGGCTGTTCGACGCCTTCATTCAGCAGGACGTGCTCCCACTGGCCGCGGCCGGGTACCGCGTCCCGCTGGCGGACGGATTCCGGATCTTTCTGCGCGGCGAGTGGGCGGAGCGCCTGCGCGGCTGGACGTCCCAGCGTCTCGCCGATCACGAGGCCAGCCTGTCCCATCCATCCCTGCGGACCCGCCTGGGCGCTCTCACCATTCCCGAGAACCTCGTGCCCGCGCCGGACGCGCGCGAGCCCCGGGACGAACACCCGACCGACCTTCTCCGGGACGCAGACGCGCTCGGGGAGAAGGTCTATCAGCCCAGGGCGCGCAAGACTCTGACGGGCGTGACCTGGGCTGAACTGAACGACCTGCACTGGCCCAGCCACTGGCAGCAACTCGCGCAGAACGACGACCTGCGCGTGGCGCTGCGGCACCTGAACCTGCATGACCTGCCCGGCGTGTGCGCTGATCTGAACGCGCACCTGCGGGCCCGTTTCCCTCAGATGCAGTATGAGGGTGTGGGCGGGGACGAACGGCACGCGCTCGTGTCCTGGCTGGCGGTCGGGGTGCTGCTCAGCGCGTTGAAGCAGGGAGCCTGGGCCGCCGCGCAACCCGGCCATTCCTGGGCGGTCACGCGCAACGGCCAGACCCTCACGCCACTGACTGAACTGTGGGCGATGGTGACCAATCCACAGGCCCGCGAGCAGTGGCCCACACGCTTGGCGCAGCTGGGGCTTGAGAACGCGCCACTACTGGAGACCTGA
- a CDS encoding Cof-type HAD-IIB family hydrolase, whose product MSIRLIATDLDGTLLDSGLQVRARTRAALDAARAAGIEVVPVTARQPRGLGLIAAQAGFTGWALCGNGAHGVHLGTGETLFEAHVEPFAQQAVAAALTERIGGLLFVSVRERGEVFAAQAGYAELAHFEDHKRHPHEMQALPLADVLAAPSLKLIVRHPELSPDELLREARALDHPGVAVTHSGAPFIEILAAGVSKAWGLSRLCAHLGVRQDEVLAFGDAPNDAEMLAWAGCGVAMAHAHPDALNAADEVTLGNDEDGVAAVIETLPELSAR is encoded by the coding sequence ATGTCGATTCGCCTGATCGCCACGGACCTGGACGGCACGCTGCTGGACTCCGGCCTGCAGGTGAGGGCCCGCACCCGCGCGGCCCTGGACGCGGCCCGCGCGGCCGGGATCGAGGTGGTGCCGGTCACGGCGCGGCAGCCGCGTGGTCTGGGCTTGATCGCGGCGCAGGCGGGCTTCACCGGCTGGGCGCTGTGCGGAAACGGCGCGCACGGCGTGCACCTGGGCACCGGGGAGACGCTGTTCGAGGCTCACGTGGAGCCATTCGCCCAACAGGCGGTCGCGGCCGCCCTGACCGAGCGGATCGGGGGGCTGCTGTTCGTGTCGGTCCGCGAGCGGGGCGAGGTGTTCGCCGCTCAGGCCGGGTACGCCGAACTGGCGCACTTCGAGGACCACAAGCGGCACCCGCACGAGATGCAGGCCCTGCCCCTTGCGGACGTGCTGGCCGCGCCCAGCCTGAAACTGATCGTCCGACACCCTGAACTCAGCCCTGACGAGCTGCTGCGCGAGGCCCGCGCGCTGGACCATCCTGGAGTGGCGGTCACGCACAGCGGCGCGCCGTTCATCGAGATCCTCGCGGCGGGCGTCAGCAAGGCCTGGGGCCTGTCACGCCTGTGCGCCCATCTGGGTGTCCGTCAGGACGAGGTGCTGGCGTTCGGGGACGCGCCCAACGACGCCGAGATGCTCGCCTGGGCCGGGTGCGGCGTCGCGATGGCCCATGCCCACCCCGACGCCCTGAACGCCGCCGACGAGGTCACGCTGGGCAACGACGAGGACGGCGTGGCGGCCGTGATCGAGACGCTGCCGGAACTGTCCGCCCGCTGA
- a CDS encoding class I SAM-dependent RNA methyltransferase: MSDALLTLEIEKLVAGGLGLARDESGVVLVRGALPGEQVTARVRSGKGVRQGVTVEVLRRSPDRVDGPDLPTADLAHASYEAQLGFKRAFVEEALSRIAKVRHGVAATVPSPQAWGYRNTAQYLVTPQGLAYRERRGSDPLVVRADPLVMPQIQAVLDRIDPERLDPATEVAFRASRLTGEVVAAVIGAGEPKAFLRASDHLMEAGVVGVSLAQPAGRRFSAGVRLIAGEGEITEQFGEVQVRVSATGFAQVNPEAAGLAYRRATQLAGEGEHAVDLYGGAGAIGRHLAKHFRRVTVLDSSAEALARGRQDVANTGEGNVTFRNGDAARFSELGTDVIVVDPPRAGLEEAARDHIHASTADRLVYVSCDPATWARDVGDLVRRGWKLGEVVPHDFYPQTSHVEIVSVLNR, encoded by the coding sequence ATGTCGGACGCATTGCTTACGCTGGAAATCGAGAAACTTGTAGCCGGGGGGCTGGGGCTGGCCCGGGACGAGTCCGGCGTGGTGCTGGTCCGGGGGGCGCTGCCGGGTGAGCAGGTCACGGCGCGGGTGCGCAGCGGGAAGGGCGTGCGTCAGGGCGTGACGGTGGAGGTGCTGCGCCGCAGCCCGGACCGCGTGGACGGCCCGGACCTGCCTACGGCGGATCTGGCGCACGCGAGTTACGAGGCGCAGCTGGGCTTCAAGCGGGCGTTCGTGGAGGAGGCCCTGAGCCGCATCGCGAAGGTGCGGCACGGGGTGGCGGCGACCGTGCCGAGCCCGCAGGCGTGGGGGTACCGGAATACCGCGCAGTACCTCGTGACGCCGCAGGGTCTGGCGTACCGTGAGCGGCGTGGCAGTGATCCGCTGGTGGTGCGCGCAGACCCGCTGGTGATGCCGCAGATTCAGGCGGTGCTGGACCGCATCGATCCGGAGCGGCTGGACCCGGCGACCGAGGTGGCGTTCCGCGCCAGTCGCCTGACGGGTGAGGTGGTGGCGGCGGTGATCGGTGCGGGGGAACCGAAGGCGTTCCTGCGGGCCAGTGATCACCTGATGGAGGCCGGGGTGGTGGGCGTGAGCCTGGCGCAGCCGGCGGGGCGGCGGTTCAGTGCGGGCGTGCGACTCATCGCGGGTGAGGGTGAGATCACCGAGCAGTTCGGGGAGGTGCAGGTGCGGGTGTCCGCGACGGGGTTCGCGCAGGTGAACCCGGAGGCGGCGGGGCTCGCGTACCGCCGGGCGACGCAGCTGGCCGGTGAGGGCGAGCACGCGGTGGACCTGTACGGCGGGGCGGGCGCGATCGGTCGTCATCTCGCGAAGCACTTCCGGCGGGTGACGGTGCTGGACTCGTCTGCGGAGGCGCTGGCGCGTGGGCGGCAGGACGTGGCGAACACCGGCGAGGGGAACGTCACGTTCCGCAACGGGGACGCGGCGCGCTTCAGTGAGCTGGGCACGGACGTGATCGTGGTGGACCCGCCCCGGGCGGGACTGGAGGAGGCGGCGCGGGATCACATTCACGCGAGCACGGCGGACCGGCTGGTGTACGTGTCGTGCGATCCGGCGACGTGGGCGCGGGACGTCGGCGATCTGGTGCGGCGCGGCTGGAAGCTGGGCGAGGTGGTCCCGCATGACTTCTACCCGCAGACGAGTCACGTGGAGATCGTGAGTGTCCTGAACCGCTGA
- a CDS encoding winged helix-turn-helix domain-containing protein produces the protein MPEPTQLESLRVTDEPAARALRQDTHLLGLFLSPASPSDVATRVDMPANLVHHHARRLAALGLLFEQRREAGRVYYQLRARTFRVPSDLLPPQDPDGNGRGDLRDLTGRFMAAYERCWAFMRDGEEDVVGFGNTEHPAEPLDDVTDPIPVPFPAHLDRLTLRLTPERYARLARDLSDVLTRAAAEGHSETGEPCTLAVLTFTDPAQPAGTLSLSRNLNTFLGLNLHRGT, from the coding sequence ATGCCCGAACCCACCCAGCTGGAGAGCCTGCGCGTCACCGACGAACCCGCCGCCCGCGCCCTGCGGCAGGACACCCACCTGCTGGGTTTGTTCCTGAGCCCCGCCTCGCCCAGCGACGTGGCGACCCGTGTGGACATGCCCGCGAATCTCGTGCATCACCACGCGCGGCGACTGGCGGCCCTGGGCCTGCTGTTCGAGCAGCGGCGCGAGGCCGGACGCGTGTACTACCAGCTGCGCGCCCGCACCTTCCGGGTGCCCAGCGACCTGCTGCCCCCGCAGGACCCGGACGGCAACGGGCGGGGTGACCTGCGTGACCTCACGGGCCGGTTCATGGCGGCGTACGAGCGCTGCTGGGCGTTCATGCGCGACGGCGAGGAGGACGTGGTCGGCTTCGGGAACACGGAGCATCCTGCCGAGCCCCTGGACGACGTGACCGACCCCATCCCCGTGCCCTTCCCCGCCCACCTGGACCGCCTGACGCTGCGCCTCACGCCGGAACGCTACGCGCGGCTGGCCCGCGACCTGAGCGACGTCCTGACCCGCGCCGCCGCTGAGGGCCACAGCGAGACGGGCGAACCCTGCACACTGGCCGTGCTGACCTTCACCGATCCCGCGCAGCCCGCCGGAACCCTCTCCCTGTCCCGCAACCTCAACACCTTCCTGGGGCTGAATCTGCACAGAGGCACCTGA